The following are encoded in a window of Dysidea avara chromosome 4, odDysAvar1.4, whole genome shotgun sequence genomic DNA:
- the LOC136252613 gene encoding protein NLRC3-like isoform X3, translating to MGEGTPMLYFLNILLIRTDSCSTENIAEALISQLYTCCGSFGLCLDYMLLEIKSPLVDHSSTDDSTDEPVATEKGRKKTKSKEEKKSRPDRAKSGPVGGGQLQQVTDNIKARYRRKGLVKSSAEQDPWPPFHAKSFTNLALVHQKILQLQTKQDAIIAARIRTMGDVHKIRELTSSIKLDNIHQIFTPITSDDQCLNSILIEGHPGIGKTTLAKEICLQWANNKLLTSDKLLLLLMLRDPNVQKITSTEELVKYTLPEDQVQPVLSYLHTTNGDGVTFIIDGFDELSNELRHTSFFRKLIEGDTLPNAQVVVTSRPSASACLHQHVDRRIEVLGFEKSSREQYIDDALKTSPSKLQTLKRHFQQYPNIDAICYIPLNMTIIVFLCLLGSLPPTATEMFASFILHTVCRHLKRTGKIAEDAHINKMEHLPQPVQQVLQQLQKGAFDGLVEDKIVFTMDDLPDMCRDDPTCYGLLQSVECYCSDEIGTPTKSFNFLHLGIQEYFAAKYVAILPEHEVYILMKESFLVTDGSYKPDPDSKSVRLSNMWIMYCGITSGQCNSLRHYLSSFNDYTDNYFSDDDYLESSLLYNDSNYDFLHDNDYEDNDQYYSIEENTTQSSGDDNSTTSDHQITPTHHPSSTITPVMSHWCDSLQISSISSPSLPPPTQPVRYPLTSSRGEHFTTYPQPLMEHHNVYHPYQQQQLGYHPVSSHHDPSNSEHVTTNINTQVASGKMAAPSQQGSTSDQEISNILTISQDILKDPVKVLYLFQCFQEAQDDKLCDILSESFDSDKIDLHYYRLLPHQVVSLGFFLSRSHRKWKELNLLRCYIGDYDINLLHHYLCGDKTNKQEITTIDLSDNDLTIASSPLIGDIITHLQPHTLMLSDNNITSVRDISTTIINTNTVKVLHMMINYLTAQDASAISDMMTCLEVLYISHNRLGDDGAVIISKGITKTNTLRALYIRNNNITAKGATAIANSLLHNTSLEELDMTDNAIGQDGVTAIAQAITNNKTLKELYLYDDDTIDEQSAMIIMRSLHHNNSITKLQLPHTLKYNVKREVEHINSTRRKCNIQELVVFYV from the coding sequence GTCCTGTAGGAGGTGGTCAGTTACAACAGGTTACTGATAATATCAAGGCAAGGTACCGACGTAAAGGATTGGTGAAATCTTCAGCAGAACAAGACCCATGGCCTCCATTTCATGCTAAATCCTTCACCAACTTAGCCCTAGTACATCAGAAAATATTGCAGTTACAAACTAAACAAGACGCAATAATAGCAGCTAGGATACGTACTATGGGAGACGTACACAAAATACGTGAACTAACATCATCAATTAAACTGGACAATATCCATCAAATATTCACTCCTATCACTTCAGACGATCAATGTCTCAATAGTATCCTAATAGAGGGTCACCCTGGAATTGGGAAGACAACACTGGCTAAGGAGATCTGTTTACAGTGGGCTAACAATAAACTGCTCACATCAGATAAACTGCTACTATTATTGATGTTAAGGGACCCCAATGTACAGAAGATCACTAGCACAGAAGAGCTAGTGAAATATACACTACCTGAAGATCAGGTACAACCTGTTTTGAGCTACTTACACACCACTAATGGAGATGGAGTGACCTTCATcattgatggatttgatgaacTCAGTAATGAACTACGCCACACATCTTTCTTTAGGAAACTCATTGAAGGGGACACTCTACCTAATGCACAAGTAGTGGTGACATCAAGACCATCTGCTTCAGCTTGTCTACATCAACATGTTGACAGAAGAATAGAAGTTCTTGGATTTGAGAAATCTAGTAGGGAACAATACATTGATGATGCTTTGAAGACTTCTCCTTCTAAGCTACAAACACTAAAGAGACATTTTCAACAATATCCCAACATTGATGCAATATGTTACATACCATTAAACATGACAATCATAGTATTCCTGTGTCTACTAGGATCCCTGCCACCAACTGCCACTGAAATGTTTGCAAGTTTCATCCTGCACACAGTCTGTCGTCATCTTAAGAGGACAGGGAAGATTGCTGAAGATGCGCACATCAACAAAATGGAACACTTACCACAACCAGTCCAACAAGTACTACAACAACTACAGAAAGGTGCATTTGATGGTCTTGTAGAGGACAAAATAGTATTCACAATGGATGACTTACCTGACATGTGCAGAGATGATCCCACTTGTTATGGACTATTACAATCTGTTGAATGTTATTGTTCAGATGAAATTGGTACTCCAACCAAATCCTTCAACTTCCTACACTTGGGAATACAAGAATATTTTGCTGCCAAATATGTAGCAATATTACCAGAGCATGAGGTGTATATACTAATGAAGGAGTCATTTCTTGTTACTGATGGTAGTTATAAACCTGATCCTGATAGTAAGAGTGTCCGCCTCTCCAACATGTGGATCATGTATTGTGGTATAACCAGTGGACAGTGTAATTCTTTAAGACACTACCTGTCAAGTTTTAATGACTATACTGATAACTATTTCTCAGATGATGATTACTTAGAAAGTAGTTTATTATATAACGATAGTAATTACGACTTCTTACATGATAATGATTATGAAGACAATGACCAATATTATAGTATTGAAGAAAACACAACACAATCATCTGGTGATGATAACTCAACTACATCAGACCATCAGATCACTCCTACACATCATCCATCATCAACCATCACACCTGTGATGTCACACTGGTGTGATTCGCTACAAATATCATCCATTAGTTCCCCTTCACTGCCTCCTCCAACCCAACCAGTCAGGTACCCACTAACATCATCAAGAGGTGAACACTTCACAACTTACCCTCAACCATTAATGGAACACCACAATGTGTATCATCCTtaccaacaacaacaactgggGTATCATCCTGTATCCAGTCATCATGATCCTAGCAACAGTGAACATGTTACTACTAATATTAACACACAAGTGGCCTCAGGAAAGATGGCTGCTCCATCCCAACAAGGATCAACTTCTGATCAGGAAATATCCAACATTTTAACTATCTCACAAGACATCCTGAAGGACCCAGTGAAGGTCCTCTACTTGTTCCAGTGTTTCCAAGAGGCTCAGGATGACAAGTTATGTGACATCTTGTCCGAATCATTTGATAGTGATAAGATTGACCTCCATTACTACAGGCTCCTCCCACACCAGGTGGTGTCACTGGGATTCTTCCTATCAAGATCACACAGGAAATGGAAGGAACTAAACCTGTTGAGGTGTTACATTGGAGATTATGACATCAACCTACTACACCACTACCTTTGTggagataaaacaaacaaacaagaaatAACAACAATTGATCTTAGTGACAATGACCTCACTATAGCATCATCACCTCTCATTGGTGACATCATCACTCACCTTCAGCCACATACTCTGATGTTAAGTGATAACAATATTACTAGTGTGAGGGACATCTCCACTACAATAATAAACACTAACACAGTCAAAGTGTTACACATGATGATTAATTACCTCACAGCACAAGACGCATCAGCAATATCTGATATGATGACCTGTTTGGAGGTGTTGTACATCAGTCACAACAGACTTGGTGATGATGGAGCAGTTATAATATCAAAAGGAATAACAAAAACCAACACACTGAGAGCATTGTACATCAGGAACAATAACATCACAGCCAAAGGAGCTACAGCAATCGCCAACAGTTTACTACACAACACCTCACTGGAGGAACTAGACATGACTGACAATGCTATAGGTCAAGATGGAGTCACAGCAATTGCTCAAGCCATTACTAATAACAAGACACTAAAGGAACTGTACCTGTATGATGATGATACAATAGATGAACAGTCAGCCATGATAATAATGAGGAGCCTACACCATAACAACTCTATCACTAAACTGCAGCTTCCTCATACACTAAAGTACAATGTGAAGAGAGAAGTTGAACACATCAATAGTACAAGGAGGAAATGTAATATACAAGAATTAGTAGTATTTTATGTCTGA